Proteins from a genomic interval of Ciona intestinalis chromosome 9, KH, whole genome shotgun sequence:
- the LOC100178754 gene encoding germinal-center associated nuclear protein isoform X1, whose product MEQNDEQSRKTQHPMPGLFSFQPNIQKTQETGFGSHIQQGSFTQTLVPSNPSRSDQHTGGILQPGFFNPSPSGATTFGNFPTRFGISQSIPSSSTSDPSNRNVFKRQTGPVGLFQTKTPNFPNTMSSTAGFPSPTHNFPPTSSQSNADHFQAKPVFQNLPVAQAIDQSKAVKRKSDTAENIFSVRRKRSIDSDSSSAVTAADNTRAIKSPLKRTSHKGLFQTLSQKPNEEMQPSSTETKKPLNKISPRSLKAKQPARILGGLRRKSSSGVIENAITNQLVCTGIPRESNDKDQLRRHFSRFGNVIRVQTNVNKNSASVKFSTNEEAAKAKMKGKNLFGKAIHIYFGTKSRQSTEDAEDTKKKTTEKVVKKFPSTQKPRLNPQQGTTGHSRVTTIAKTDTEKLTVLERIDKILRTRLVKESDLSKAIVTIGTCPDMCPEKERYLRQHRNLLASYETEPGTKKIDHRLAVKEYSRSSADQEEALSHELRPTKVLRLTMDYLLTHIIDSIDRDRIADWYDFLWNRTRAMRKEISIQQSNDVYAVQVTEECARFHICCAHELCEEDRHNFDPKINNENLEKTMKTVLDMYTDVNYDQQDILPGFENNEPEFRAYHILLNINRTSDVLRELQNMKAGTRSSPSVQIAVAAFSSVHSNNYARFFNVVKKSTYLQAAILHRYFTQVRKQAILTMARAYTTAKGSTWVPMEDVMRTLCFSSENELNAFCTELMIATKPGFIELSRSENCEVDVAMSVFRSHLVSSKMSGRSLGIIIAHGRTPCPNVHHPESSFDEEGRYIGKHAALLDTVDTFEPQKENIETTQQSIPQTQGLPAGVLTNMVKLIAKSLFHEVIDEMVLDVSIEVVKARDLVKASTEITDVVLRNDVDAEIRILCSEVLQEEKVRQQQKIKMAQQEQERALRRAAEEEMRRREEEKRKREQLERKMRERKLKEEKEVFLREYSMELATQMEETIVSQQIHEISKHEHREARLDKLSTLATHQILEDIIQEESFNSVKEVLRSERITCHTTLHKIVEKTTLKNSFNKWRNMLSDLQKRRYARMKFPAAPAMRAVQLQVHEFLPTPVQNHSLPRRNSFSIEGKREFPLSMDPLPQLYDSHAKMSKDLKSRAGSFCETQKRAFTEKLPVLDMLWDAMHDKLDTEATHLYWKIGILSHNSDHTWLAWLKQKFGFPQTEDTEVKLFNRYSFGETRRQISACCQVIFNSTPEVNLCRSNILFVMITHPNCFPYLKNHLNRVCEDKGTTTVIVVNCDTGLSEREILHELGLSDDCKYEFHLLSFHQMDYIANEIELKRGITLVSHSEPTLWVCESLRCVLEHQISILYIKPVMRHCTQREQLYLPTLEPHQLVDIYNHAIQSTCDVLTHPDLHNLAWPSPAMDTGITDTEVPCKGWNTADGFEKLRNICDQLQLPSFPVFDKYATEQEIYEKVFNYCQTACPKNDTLTASVAATVKLYQHQYAYDYQLDLTTAEVRTFVEQFPWPRIVDAVASSKLQEILYVEKEQVVCYNPYKLSLTSLTQSMQATLDEVEFDALGLDLINPTVNSNSECQYDTLHSQTMGPAKNLTTILSKNATMQSNASATPWLADGKSYEAQTLKKEVEQEKILSQRFEERLKKLLEEGGNTSMEYFDSLL is encoded by the exons ATGGAGCAAAATGACGAGCAAAGCAGGAAAACGCAACATCCGATGCCGGGTTTGTTCAGTTTCCAACCAAATATACAGAAAACACAAGAAACCGGCTTTGGCTCCCATATACAACAAGGGTCATTTACACAGACATTAGTTCCTTCTAACCCCTCCAGAAGTGACCAACACACAGGTGGAATCCTCCAACCTGGCTTCTTCAATCCTTCACCAAGTGGGGCGACGACATTTGGTAATTTTCCGACAAGATTTGGAATTTCTCAATCAATTCCATCGAGCTCTACTTCAGACCCTTCCAACAGGAATGTGTTTAAAAGACAAACAGGACCAGTTGGTCTTTTTCAGACAAAAACACCAAATTTCCCAAACACCATGTCATCTACTGCAGGGTTTCCATCACCCACACATAATTTTCCTCCCACTTCAAGCCAAAGCAACGCAGATCACTTCCAAGCAAAACCTGTCTTTCAGAATTTACCAGTTGCCCAAGCTATAG ATCAAAGCAAAGCAGTGAAACGAAAAAGTGACACGGCCGAGAATATTTTCTCTGTAAGAAGGAAACGCTCCATAGATTCAG ATTCATCATCTGCAGTAACAGCTGCTGATAATACAAGAGCTATTAAGTCACCATTGAAAAGAACAAGCCATAAAG GATTGTTCCAAACTTTAAGCCAGAAACCGAATGAAGAAATGCAACCATCATCAACTGAAACTAAGAAACCCCTCAACAAAATTTCACCCAGGAGCCTCAAAg CTAAACAACCTGCCCGAATACTGGGAGGCCTGCGAAGAAAATCGTCATCTGGTGTAATTGAGAACGCAATCACTAACCAGCTTGTGTGTACTGGGATTCCGAGGGAGTCGAACGACAAGGATCAACTTAGGCGACATTTTTCAAG gtTTGGCAATGTCATACGTGTTCAAACCAACGTAAACAAGAATTCGGCGTCCGTTAAATTCTCCACCAATGAGGAAGCAGCGAAAGCTAAAATGAAAGGAAAA AATCTTTTTGGAAAAGCGATTCACATTTATTTTGGGACCAAGTCGAGGCAATCAACAGAAGATGCAGAGG ATACAAAGAAAAAGACAACAGAAAAAGTTGtcaag AAGTTTCCATCTACCCAAAAACCAAGGTTGAACCCACAACAAGGAACTACAGGACACAG CAGAGTGACAACGATTGCTAAGACAGATACAGAAAAACTTACTGTTCTTGAAAGAATTGATAAAATACTTCGAACACGCTTAGTAAAAGAATCTGATTTATCCAAAGCCATTGTGACCATTGGAACCTGCCCTGATATGTGCCCag AGAAAGAACGTTACCTTCGTCAACATAGAAACTTATTGGCGAGCTATGAAACGGAACCTGGGACAAAGAAAATCGATCATAGATTGGCTGTGAAGGAATACAGCAGGTCATCTGCAGATCAG GAGGAAGCTCTCTCACACGAGCTGCGTCCAACAAAAGTTCTTCGTTTAACCATGGATTATCTTCTTACACACATCATTGATAGCATTGACAGGGATAGGATTGCTGACTG GTATGACTTCTTATGGAACCGTACACGAGCAATGAGAAAAGAGATTTCTATTCAACAATCTAATGACGTATATGCTGTACAAGTCACTGAAGAATGTGCAAG ATTCCACATATGTTGCGCCCATGAACTGTGTGAGGAAGACCGGCATAATTTTGatccaaaaataaacaacgaaAACTTGGAAAAAACCATGAAAACCGTGCTGGATATGTATACTGATGTTAACTATGATCAACAAG ATATTTTACCTGGATTTGAAAATAATGAGCCCGAGTTCCGAGCTTATCACATCTTGCTTAATATTAACAGAACGTCGGATGTTTTAAG AgaattacaaaatatgaaaGCTGGTACGAGATCATCACCTAGTGTCCAGATTGCAGTAGCAGCGTTCTCGTCCGTACATAGTAACAACTACGCAAGATTCTTTAACGTGGTTAAAAAATCAACTTACCTGCAAGCTGCCATTCTACACAGATATTTTACACAG GTGCGCAAGCAGGCCATTCTTACAATGGCACGAGCGTACACAACAGCTAAAGGAAGCACATGGGTGCCGATGGAGGACGTAATGCGCACGTTATGTTTCAGTAGTGAAAATGAACTTAATGCTTTCTGCACTGAGTTGATGATCGCCACCAAACCAGG ttttattgagTTATCGAGATCTGAAAATTGCGAGGTTGACGTTGCGATGTCGGTCTTCCGCTCACATCTGGTGTCATCCAAGATGTCCGGACGCTCCCTTGGCATCATCATCGCTCACGGGAGGACTCCGTGTCCGAATGTTCATCATCCAGAGTCCAGTTTCGATGAAGAAGGAAG GTACATTGGCAAGCATGCTGCTCTACTAGATACAGTAGATACTTTTGAACCACAGAAGGAAAATATAG AGACCACACAACAGTCAATACCACAAACACAAGGTTTACCTGCCGGTGTCCTCACTAAT ATGGTGAAATTAATCGCAAAGTCTTTGTTTCATGAAGTAATTGATGAAATGGTGCTTGATGTTTCTATTgag GTTGTGAAAGCACGAGACTTGGTGAAAGCCAGCACTGAAATAACTGATGTCGTCCTCCGTAATGATGTGGATGCTGAAATAAGAATCCTTTGCTCCGAGGTCCTCCAGGAAGAGAAAGTACGGCAACAACAAAAGATCAAAAT GGCTCAGCAGGAGCAAGAGAGAGCATTACGGAGAGCTGCTGAGGAGGAAATGAGAAGGAGGGAGGAGGAGAAGAGGAAGAGGGAGCAGTTGGAGAGGAAAATGAGAGAGAGAAAGTTgaaagaagagaaagaagTTTTTCTTCGTGAATATTCAATGGAATTAGCAACACAGATGGAAGAAACAATCGTGTCGCAACAAATTCATGAAATATCAAAACATGAACACAG AGAAGCCCGGTTAGACAAACTATCCACACTCGCAACACACCAAATATTAGAAGATATAATTCAAGAAGAATCTTTCAATTCGGTGAAAGAAGTTTTAAGATCGGAGCGAATAACATGCCACACTACACTTCATAAAATAGTGGAGAAAACTACACTGAAAAACTCTTTCAATAA GTGGAGAAATATGCTTAGTGATCTACAAAAGCGAAGATACGCTCGAATGAAGTTCCCTGCAGCCCCCGCCATGCGTGCTGTGCAACTACAAGTACATGAATTCTTACCCACACCAGTTCAAAATCATTCTCTGCCTCGTAGAAACAGTTTTTCGATTGAAGGAAAACGAGAATTTCCGCTTTCTATGGACCCCCTGCCACA ATTATACGACTCTCATGCTAAAATGTCCAAAGACCTGAAATCCAGAGCTGGCTCGTTTTGTGAAACACAAAAGCGAGCTTTTACTGAGAAACTACCAGTGTTGGACATGTTATGGGATGCAATGCATGATAAGTTGGATACGGAAGCCACACATCTGTACTGGAAGATTGGAATTCTATCTCATAACAG TGACCACACATGGCTGGCttggttaaaacaaaagtttggcTTTCCACAAACAGAAGACACTGAAGTGAAATTATTTAATCGTTATTCATTTGGTGAAACCAGAAGACAGATATCAGCATGTTGCCAG GTGATATTCAACTCTACACCAGAAGTGAATCTATGTAGATCAAACATTCTGTTTGTTATGATCACTCACCCAAACTGTTTCCCTTATTTAAAG AATCATCTGAATCGAGTATGTGAGGATAAAGGAACAACAACAGTGATTGTGGTGAACTGTGACACGGGGTTAAGTGAACGGGAAATTCTTCATG aattggGTCTTTCAGATGATTGTAAATACGAGTTTCATCTTCTCTCCTTTCATCAAATGGATTACATTGCCAACGAAATAGAG TTGAAAAGGGGGATTACTTTGGTGTCTCATAGTGAACCAACACTATGGGTGTGTGAGTCGTTGCGTTGTGTACTTGAACACCAAATATcaatactttatattaaacCAGTGATGAGACATTGCACGCAACGTGAACAACTATATCTGCCAACACTG GAGCCACATCAGCTTGTGGATATATACAACCACGCCATACAATCAACATGTGATGTACTTACTCATCCAGACTTACACAATCTAGCGTGGCCTTCACCTGCTATGGATACAG GTATAACTGATACTGAGGTGCCTTGTAAAGGTTGGAACACAGCTGATGGGTTCGAAAAGTTACGAAATATTTGTGACCAGTTGCAACTTCCATCTTTCCCTGTGTTTGATAAATATG CAACAGAACAAGAAATCTATGAAAAGGTTTTTAACTACTGCCAGACTGCCTGCCCCAAAAACGACACCCTCACAGCTTCTGTAGCAGCCACAGTGAAGTTGTACCAGCACCAGTATGCATATGACTACCAGCTTGATTTAACCACTGCAGAGGTTCGGACATTTGTTGAGCAATTTCCGTGGCCCAGGATTGTGGATGCCGTGGCCAGTAGTAAACTGCAGGAGATATTGTATGTGGAAAAAG AACAGGTGGTTTGCTACAATCCTTATAAACTTAGCCTAACAAGCCTTACACAATCAATGCAAGCAACGTTAGATGAAGTGGAGTTTGATGCTCTTGGCTTAGATCTGATAAACCCTACTGTTAACAG TAACTCTGAATGCCAGTACGATACACTACATTCACAAACCATGGGACCAGCAAAGAATTTGACAACCATTTTATCAAAGAATGCCACG atGCAAAGCAATGCCTCTGCTACTCCATGGTTGGCTGATGGGAAATCTTATGAAGCACAAACTTTGAAGAAAGAAGTTGAacaggaaaaaatattaagccaaag ATTTGAGGAGAGGCTGAAGAAACTGTTGGAAGAAGGCGGAAACACTTCCATGGAATATTTCGACAGTTTGCTCTGA
- the LOC100178754 gene encoding germinal-center associated nuclear protein isoform X2, protein MEQNDEQSRKTQHPMPGLFSFQPNIQKTQETGFGSHIQQGSFTQTLVPSNPSRSDQHTGGILQPGFFNPSPSGATTFGNFPTRFGISQSIPSSSTSDPSNRNVFKRQTGPVGLFQTKTPNFPNTMSSTAGFPSPTHNFPPTSSQSNADHFQAKPVFQNLPVAQAIDQSKAVKRKSDTAENIFSVRRKRSIDSDSSSAVTAADNTRAIKSPLKRTSHKGLFQTLSQKPNEEMQPSSTETKKPLNKISPRSLKAKQPARILGGLRRKSSSGVIENAITNQLVCTGIPRESNDKDQLRRHFSRFGNVIRVQTNVNKNSASVKFSTNEEAAKAKMKGKNLFGKAIHIYFGTKSRQSTEDAEDTKKKTTEKVVKKFPSTQKPRLNPQQGTTGHRVTTIAKTDTEKLTVLERIDKILRTRLVKESDLSKAIVTIGTCPDMCPEKERYLRQHRNLLASYETEPGTKKIDHRLAVKEYSRSSADQEEALSHELRPTKVLRLTMDYLLTHIIDSIDRDRIADWYDFLWNRTRAMRKEISIQQSNDVYAVQVTEECARFHICCAHELCEEDRHNFDPKINNENLEKTMKTVLDMYTDVNYDQQDILPGFENNEPEFRAYHILLNINRTSDVLRELQNMKAGTRSSPSVQIAVAAFSSVHSNNYARFFNVVKKSTYLQAAILHRYFTQVRKQAILTMARAYTTAKGSTWVPMEDVMRTLCFSSENELNAFCTELMIATKPGFIELSRSENCEVDVAMSVFRSHLVSSKMSGRSLGIIIAHGRTPCPNVHHPESSFDEEGRYIGKHAALLDTVDTFEPQKENIETTQQSIPQTQGLPAGVLTNMVKLIAKSLFHEVIDEMVLDVSIEVVKARDLVKASTEITDVVLRNDVDAEIRILCSEVLQEEKVRQQQKIKMAQQEQERALRRAAEEEMRRREEEKRKREQLERKMRERKLKEEKEVFLREYSMELATQMEETIVSQQIHEISKHEHREARLDKLSTLATHQILEDIIQEESFNSVKEVLRSERITCHTTLHKIVEKTTLKNSFNKWRNMLSDLQKRRYARMKFPAAPAMRAVQLQVHEFLPTPVQNHSLPRRNSFSIEGKREFPLSMDPLPQLYDSHAKMSKDLKSRAGSFCETQKRAFTEKLPVLDMLWDAMHDKLDTEATHLYWKIGILSHNSDHTWLAWLKQKFGFPQTEDTEVKLFNRYSFGETRRQISACCQVIFNSTPEVNLCRSNILFVMITHPNCFPYLKNHLNRVCEDKGTTTVIVVNCDTGLSEREILHELGLSDDCKYEFHLLSFHQMDYIANEIELKRGITLVSHSEPTLWVCESLRCVLEHQISILYIKPVMRHCTQREQLYLPTLEPHQLVDIYNHAIQSTCDVLTHPDLHNLAWPSPAMDTGITDTEVPCKGWNTADGFEKLRNICDQLQLPSFPVFDKYATEQEIYEKVFNYCQTACPKNDTLTASVAATVKLYQHQYAYDYQLDLTTAEVRTFVEQFPWPRIVDAVASSKLQEILYVEKEQVVCYNPYKLSLTSLTQSMQATLDEVEFDALGLDLINPTVNSNSECQYDTLHSQTMGPAKNLTTILSKNATMQSNASATPWLADGKSYEAQTLKKEVEQEKILSQRFEERLKKLLEEGGNTSMEYFDSLL, encoded by the exons ATGGAGCAAAATGACGAGCAAAGCAGGAAAACGCAACATCCGATGCCGGGTTTGTTCAGTTTCCAACCAAATATACAGAAAACACAAGAAACCGGCTTTGGCTCCCATATACAACAAGGGTCATTTACACAGACATTAGTTCCTTCTAACCCCTCCAGAAGTGACCAACACACAGGTGGAATCCTCCAACCTGGCTTCTTCAATCCTTCACCAAGTGGGGCGACGACATTTGGTAATTTTCCGACAAGATTTGGAATTTCTCAATCAATTCCATCGAGCTCTACTTCAGACCCTTCCAACAGGAATGTGTTTAAAAGACAAACAGGACCAGTTGGTCTTTTTCAGACAAAAACACCAAATTTCCCAAACACCATGTCATCTACTGCAGGGTTTCCATCACCCACACATAATTTTCCTCCCACTTCAAGCCAAAGCAACGCAGATCACTTCCAAGCAAAACCTGTCTTTCAGAATTTACCAGTTGCCCAAGCTATAG ATCAAAGCAAAGCAGTGAAACGAAAAAGTGACACGGCCGAGAATATTTTCTCTGTAAGAAGGAAACGCTCCATAGATTCAG ATTCATCATCTGCAGTAACAGCTGCTGATAATACAAGAGCTATTAAGTCACCATTGAAAAGAACAAGCCATAAAG GATTGTTCCAAACTTTAAGCCAGAAACCGAATGAAGAAATGCAACCATCATCAACTGAAACTAAGAAACCCCTCAACAAAATTTCACCCAGGAGCCTCAAAg CTAAACAACCTGCCCGAATACTGGGAGGCCTGCGAAGAAAATCGTCATCTGGTGTAATTGAGAACGCAATCACTAACCAGCTTGTGTGTACTGGGATTCCGAGGGAGTCGAACGACAAGGATCAACTTAGGCGACATTTTTCAAG gtTTGGCAATGTCATACGTGTTCAAACCAACGTAAACAAGAATTCGGCGTCCGTTAAATTCTCCACCAATGAGGAAGCAGCGAAAGCTAAAATGAAAGGAAAA AATCTTTTTGGAAAAGCGATTCACATTTATTTTGGGACCAAGTCGAGGCAATCAACAGAAGATGCAGAGG ATACAAAGAAAAAGACAACAGAAAAAGTTGtcaag AAGTTTCCATCTACCCAAAAACCAAGGTTGAACCCACAACAAGGAACTACAGGACACAG AGTGACAACGATTGCTAAGACAGATACAGAAAAACTTACTGTTCTTGAAAGAATTGATAAAATACTTCGAACACGCTTAGTAAAAGAATCTGATTTATCCAAAGCCATTGTGACCATTGGAACCTGCCCTGATATGTGCCCag AGAAAGAACGTTACCTTCGTCAACATAGAAACTTATTGGCGAGCTATGAAACGGAACCTGGGACAAAGAAAATCGATCATAGATTGGCTGTGAAGGAATACAGCAGGTCATCTGCAGATCAG GAGGAAGCTCTCTCACACGAGCTGCGTCCAACAAAAGTTCTTCGTTTAACCATGGATTATCTTCTTACACACATCATTGATAGCATTGACAGGGATAGGATTGCTGACTG GTATGACTTCTTATGGAACCGTACACGAGCAATGAGAAAAGAGATTTCTATTCAACAATCTAATGACGTATATGCTGTACAAGTCACTGAAGAATGTGCAAG ATTCCACATATGTTGCGCCCATGAACTGTGTGAGGAAGACCGGCATAATTTTGatccaaaaataaacaacgaaAACTTGGAAAAAACCATGAAAACCGTGCTGGATATGTATACTGATGTTAACTATGATCAACAAG ATATTTTACCTGGATTTGAAAATAATGAGCCCGAGTTCCGAGCTTATCACATCTTGCTTAATATTAACAGAACGTCGGATGTTTTAAG AgaattacaaaatatgaaaGCTGGTACGAGATCATCACCTAGTGTCCAGATTGCAGTAGCAGCGTTCTCGTCCGTACATAGTAACAACTACGCAAGATTCTTTAACGTGGTTAAAAAATCAACTTACCTGCAAGCTGCCATTCTACACAGATATTTTACACAG GTGCGCAAGCAGGCCATTCTTACAATGGCACGAGCGTACACAACAGCTAAAGGAAGCACATGGGTGCCGATGGAGGACGTAATGCGCACGTTATGTTTCAGTAGTGAAAATGAACTTAATGCTTTCTGCACTGAGTTGATGATCGCCACCAAACCAGG ttttattgagTTATCGAGATCTGAAAATTGCGAGGTTGACGTTGCGATGTCGGTCTTCCGCTCACATCTGGTGTCATCCAAGATGTCCGGACGCTCCCTTGGCATCATCATCGCTCACGGGAGGACTCCGTGTCCGAATGTTCATCATCCAGAGTCCAGTTTCGATGAAGAAGGAAG GTACATTGGCAAGCATGCTGCTCTACTAGATACAGTAGATACTTTTGAACCACAGAAGGAAAATATAG AGACCACACAACAGTCAATACCACAAACACAAGGTTTACCTGCCGGTGTCCTCACTAAT ATGGTGAAATTAATCGCAAAGTCTTTGTTTCATGAAGTAATTGATGAAATGGTGCTTGATGTTTCTATTgag GTTGTGAAAGCACGAGACTTGGTGAAAGCCAGCACTGAAATAACTGATGTCGTCCTCCGTAATGATGTGGATGCTGAAATAAGAATCCTTTGCTCCGAGGTCCTCCAGGAAGAGAAAGTACGGCAACAACAAAAGATCAAAAT GGCTCAGCAGGAGCAAGAGAGAGCATTACGGAGAGCTGCTGAGGAGGAAATGAGAAGGAGGGAGGAGGAGAAGAGGAAGAGGGAGCAGTTGGAGAGGAAAATGAGAGAGAGAAAGTTgaaagaagagaaagaagTTTTTCTTCGTGAATATTCAATGGAATTAGCAACACAGATGGAAGAAACAATCGTGTCGCAACAAATTCATGAAATATCAAAACATGAACACAG AGAAGCCCGGTTAGACAAACTATCCACACTCGCAACACACCAAATATTAGAAGATATAATTCAAGAAGAATCTTTCAATTCGGTGAAAGAAGTTTTAAGATCGGAGCGAATAACATGCCACACTACACTTCATAAAATAGTGGAGAAAACTACACTGAAAAACTCTTTCAATAA GTGGAGAAATATGCTTAGTGATCTACAAAAGCGAAGATACGCTCGAATGAAGTTCCCTGCAGCCCCCGCCATGCGTGCTGTGCAACTACAAGTACATGAATTCTTACCCACACCAGTTCAAAATCATTCTCTGCCTCGTAGAAACAGTTTTTCGATTGAAGGAAAACGAGAATTTCCGCTTTCTATGGACCCCCTGCCACA ATTATACGACTCTCATGCTAAAATGTCCAAAGACCTGAAATCCAGAGCTGGCTCGTTTTGTGAAACACAAAAGCGAGCTTTTACTGAGAAACTACCAGTGTTGGACATGTTATGGGATGCAATGCATGATAAGTTGGATACGGAAGCCACACATCTGTACTGGAAGATTGGAATTCTATCTCATAACAG TGACCACACATGGCTGGCttggttaaaacaaaagtttggcTTTCCACAAACAGAAGACACTGAAGTGAAATTATTTAATCGTTATTCATTTGGTGAAACCAGAAGACAGATATCAGCATGTTGCCAG GTGATATTCAACTCTACACCAGAAGTGAATCTATGTAGATCAAACATTCTGTTTGTTATGATCACTCACCCAAACTGTTTCCCTTATTTAAAG AATCATCTGAATCGAGTATGTGAGGATAAAGGAACAACAACAGTGATTGTGGTGAACTGTGACACGGGGTTAAGTGAACGGGAAATTCTTCATG aattggGTCTTTCAGATGATTGTAAATACGAGTTTCATCTTCTCTCCTTTCATCAAATGGATTACATTGCCAACGAAATAGAG TTGAAAAGGGGGATTACTTTGGTGTCTCATAGTGAACCAACACTATGGGTGTGTGAGTCGTTGCGTTGTGTACTTGAACACCAAATATcaatactttatattaaacCAGTGATGAGACATTGCACGCAACGTGAACAACTATATCTGCCAACACTG GAGCCACATCAGCTTGTGGATATATACAACCACGCCATACAATCAACATGTGATGTACTTACTCATCCAGACTTACACAATCTAGCGTGGCCTTCACCTGCTATGGATACAG GTATAACTGATACTGAGGTGCCTTGTAAAGGTTGGAACACAGCTGATGGGTTCGAAAAGTTACGAAATATTTGTGACCAGTTGCAACTTCCATCTTTCCCTGTGTTTGATAAATATG CAACAGAACAAGAAATCTATGAAAAGGTTTTTAACTACTGCCAGACTGCCTGCCCCAAAAACGACACCCTCACAGCTTCTGTAGCAGCCACAGTGAAGTTGTACCAGCACCAGTATGCATATGACTACCAGCTTGATTTAACCACTGCAGAGGTTCGGACATTTGTTGAGCAATTTCCGTGGCCCAGGATTGTGGATGCCGTGGCCAGTAGTAAACTGCAGGAGATATTGTATGTGGAAAAAG AACAGGTGGTTTGCTACAATCCTTATAAACTTAGCCTAACAAGCCTTACACAATCAATGCAAGCAACGTTAGATGAAGTGGAGTTTGATGCTCTTGGCTTAGATCTGATAAACCCTACTGTTAACAG TAACTCTGAATGCCAGTACGATACACTACATTCACAAACCATGGGACCAGCAAAGAATTTGACAACCATTTTATCAAAGAATGCCACG atGCAAAGCAATGCCTCTGCTACTCCATGGTTGGCTGATGGGAAATCTTATGAAGCACAAACTTTGAAGAAAGAAGTTGAacaggaaaaaatattaagccaaag ATTTGAGGAGAGGCTGAAGAAACTGTTGGAAGAAGGCGGAAACACTTCCATGGAATATTTCGACAGTTTGCTCTGA